NNNNNNNNNNNNNNNNNNNNNNNNNNNNNNNNNNNNNNNNNNNNNNNNNNNNNNNNNNNNNNNNNNNNNNNNNNNNNNNNNNNNNNNNNNNNNNNNNNNNNNNNNNNNNNNNNNNNNNNNNNNNNNNNNNNNNNNNNNNNNNNNNNNNNNNNNNNNNNNNNNNNNNNNNNNNNNNNNNNNNNNNNNNNNNNNNNNNNNNNNNNNNNNNNNNNNNNNNNNNNNNNNNNNNNNNNNNNNNNNNNNNNNNNNNNNNNNNNNNNNNNNNNNNNNNNNNNNNNNNNNNNNNNNNNNNNNNNNNNNNNNNNNNNNNNNNNNNNNNNNNNNNNNNNNNNNNNNNNNNNNNNNNNNNNNNNNNNNNNNNNNNNNNNNNNNNNNNNNNNNNNNNNNNNNNNNNNNNNNNNNNNNNNNNNNNNNNNNNNNNNNNNNNNNNNNNNNNNNNNNNNNNNNNNNNNNNNNNNNNNNNNNNNNNNNNNNNNNNNNNNNNNNNNNNNNNNNNNNNNNNNNNNNNNNNNNNNNNNNNNNNNNNNNNNNNNNNNNNNNNNNNNNNNNNNNNNNNNNNNNNNNNNNNNNNNNNNNNNNNNNNNNNNNNNNNNNNNNNNNNNNNNNNNNNNNNNNNNNNNNNNNNNNNNNNNNNNNNNNNNNNNNNNNNNNNNNNNNNNNNNNNNNNNNNNNNNNNNNNNNNNNNNNNNNNNNNNNNNNNNNNNNNNNNNNNNNNNNNNNNNNNNNNNNNNNNNNNNNNNNNNNNNNNNNNNNNNNNNNNNNNNNNNNNNNNNNNNNNNNNNNNNNNNNNNNNNNNNNNNNNNNNNNNNNNNNNNNNNNNNNNNNNNNNNNNNNNNNNNNNNNNNNNNNNNNNNNNNNNNNNNNNNNNNNNNNNNNNNNNNNNNNNNNNNNNNNNNNNNNNNNNNNNNNNNNNNNNNNNNNNNNNNNNNNNNNNNNNNNNNNNNNNNNNNNNNNNNNNNNNNNNNNNNNNNNNNNNNNNNNNNNNNNNNNNNNNNNNNNNNNNNNNNNNNNNNNNNNNNNNNNNNNNNNNNNNNNNNNNNNNNNNNNNNNNNNNNNNNNNNNNNNNNNNNNNNNNNNNNNNNNNNNNNNNNNNNNNNNNNNNNNNNNNNNNNNNNNNNNNNNNNNNNNNNNNNNNNNNNNNNNNNNNNNNNNNNNNNNNNNNNNNNNNNNNNNNNNNNNNNNNNNNNNNNNNNNNNNNNNNNNNNNNNNNNNNNNNNNNNNNNNNNNNNNNNNNNNNNNNNNNNNNNNNNNNNNNNNNNNNNNNNNNNNNNNNNNNNNNNNNNNNNNNNNNNNNNNNNNNNNNNNNNNNNNNNNNNNNNNNNNNNNNNNNNNNNNNNNNNNNNNNNNNNNNNNNNNNNNNNNNNNNNNNNNNNNNNNNNNNNNNNNNNNNNNNNNNNNNNNNNNNNNNNNNNNNNNNNNNNNNNNNNNNNNNNNNNNNNNNNNNNNNNNNNNNNNNNNNNNNNNNNNNNNNNNNNNNNNNNNNNNNNNNNNNNNNNNNNNNNNNNNNNNNNNNNNNNNNNNNNNNNNNNNNNNNNNNNNNNNNNNNNNNNNNNNNNNNNNNNNNACCACATACTCCCTCTCCATGGGCACCatgtgctccctctccatgggCACCACATACTCCCTCTCCATGGACACCACATACTCCCTCTCCATGGGCACCACATACTCCCTCTCCATGGACACCACATACTCCCTCTCCATGGGCACCACATACTCCCTCTCCATGGGCACCACATACTCCCTCTCCATGGGCACCACATACTCCCTCTCCATGGACGCCACATTCTCCCTCTCCATGGGCACCACATTCTCCCTCTCCATGGGCACCACATACACCCTCTCCATGGACACCACATACTCCCTCTCCATGGACACCACATACTCCCTCTCCATGGGCATCACATACTCCCTCTCCATGGACACCATGTGCTCCGTCTCTCTTGTGCACTTGAGGACCTATATTACCATGGaaaaggggctgaacagcctgtacCTGTTACTATGTTCTTTTAAAGAGCAGTCACATGTTGTGACCTCCTCCATACCTGTTGCCTGGACCAGTTGATGACCAAGCCCAGAACTTTTACCTCTTCCTAACTGTTCTGATTTGAGTGCTTTTATGAGCTATTTAATTAGAGGGCAGTTCTGAGtgatccacattgctgtgggatggAGGTACATGTCGGCCAGGCTCGGGAAGGTTTCCTCCCTAAAATCCCTGAAGTATTAGGGAATTGGATAGGTTTTTATATAAATGGTGGCAGTTTTATAACAGATTAGTTTTTGCTTCCTTTTGTTTTAGAAATTGCAGTGAAAAGCCCTCAGTTTCCCCAATACAATGATGAACCCTTGCCCTTCACTGTGTGCGGTTCTGATCAATGTACtgctggaaggatgtgattgcactgggaTACAGAGGAGATCCTGGGATAAAACATTTCGCTCTGaagggaggctggataaacttgggttgtttactttggagcagagaaggctgaagggggGTAACTGTggaagattatgagaggcatggatttaAAT
This window of the Chiloscyllium plagiosum isolate BGI_BamShark_2017 unplaced genomic scaffold, ASM401019v2 scaf_7575, whole genome shotgun sequence genome carries:
- the LOC122545816 gene encoding uncharacterized protein LOC122545816 isoform X3, which gives rise to MDTTYSLSTDTTYSLSMDTTYPLSMGTTYSLSMDTSYSLSMDTTYSLSMGTTYSLSMDTTYSLSMDTTYSLSMGTMCSLSMGTTYSLSMDTTYSLSMGTTYSLSMDTTYSLSMGTTYSLSMGTTYSLSMGTTYSLSMDATFSLSMGTTFSLSMGTTYTLSMDTTYSLSMDTTYSLSMGITYSLSMDTMCSVSLVHLRTYITMEKGLNSLYLLLCSFKEQSHVVTSSIPVAWTS
- the LOC122545816 gene encoding uncharacterized protein LOC122545816 isoform X1, translated to MDTTYSLSTDTTYSLSMDTTYPLSMGTTYSLSMDTSYSLSMDTTYSLSMGTTYSLSMDTSYSLSMDTTYSLSMDTTYSLSTDTTYSLSMGTTYSLSMDTTYSLSMGTMCSLSMGTTYSLSMDTTYSLSMGTTYSLSMDTTYSLSMGTTYSLSMGTTYSLSMGTTYSLSMDATFSLSMGTTFSLSMGTTYTLSMDTTYSLSMDTTYSLSMGITYSLSMDTMCSVSLVHLRTYITMEKGLNSLYLLLCSFKEQSHVVTSSIPVAWTS
- the LOC122545816 gene encoding uncharacterized protein LOC122545816 isoform X2, with translation MDTTYSLSTDTTYSLSMDTTYPLSMGTTYSLSMDTSYSLSMDTTYSLSMGTTYSLSMDTTYSLSMGTTYSLSMDTTYSLSMGTMCSLSMGTTYSLSMDTTYSLSMGTTYSLSMDTTYSLSMGTTYSLSMGTTYSLSMGTTYSLSMDATFSLSMGTTFSLSMGTTYTLSMDTTYSLSMDTTYSLSMGITYSLSMDTMCSVSLVHLRTYITMEKGLNSLYLLLCSFKEQSHVVTSSIPVAWTS